The Periophthalmus magnuspinnatus isolate fPerMag1 chromosome 12, fPerMag1.2.pri, whole genome shotgun sequence region ATTAATTGTACTAAAACCTATTCATGGCCAAAAATAACCTTGTGAAATGATGAATTCCATTGATTTAGGGGCAAATGGGAACATGACGCACACATCCACTGAAAAGACCATTGGACTTTTGCTCTGTGCTGTTTGTTTTCCCCTGTTGCAGTGAGCAGacatcacaaaatcacacatgATAAAGGTTGCTGCCTCAGGACAGACTGTTTCATCTGTGTAAGACACTGGGCCCAAGCAAGGAGCAGACAGGATGTGCAGGATTCTACTGAGTGTGCTGCTCCTGGGGTGGACATGGGGACTACACGCTGTCCCGCTGGCTACAGAACCACTATACACAACACAGGAGAACTTTGATCTCGGCCGGGTCAGTAATCATCTTATTCATGTACAGAGGTGAACAACCAAAaattttactgaagtaaaactaatattgaaaataatattacacaagTAAAAAGTCCAACAAATTAAATTAAGATTAAACTACACTACTACTAAAGCACTACTGGAAAActacaaatgacaaaacctTAAATAATACAAACACCTATGGTTTCAAAAGATGAACCAACAACAAATCATATTTGAATGTACTgtgcaacaaacacaaatatgttAATGAAGGCAACTTTGTATATTACTCATAGTgggaataagaataagaagtacaatttctttaaaaagttactcaagtaaatgtaactgattgCCCACCTCAGTTTAcctaatatttgtattttgttcattattactATAAGGTATGGTAAAATGTTGATAATAAGCAAAATAGATgtaaacaaaataacacaatgtTTACACAGCCATTTACACAACAGAGTAAATAAAGTTGGCAGccatgtaaacaataaaatcaatagaCCACACAATTTATGCAGTCAATTACagcatcttttttcttttcttttttgttttgtttgtttcttctcACTTTGCTTAAGTCACTTGCTCTGTGCTGCTGATAGACCTGTGGCTttatcatgcatgtttttgagtggTTAAACTGTGGTCAGTTGCATTCACATGTTCTTAGAGTGACTTCTCAGTGACTTCAGAAATGtcacacagacatcttccttaaactaaacaaaagctgttaTGTTTTTAGTGTAAAAcaacatacactaccagtcaaaagtttggacacacgtttttatttttattactatttacattgtagattctcactgacaGAATCAAACCATGAATGAACATGTATGGAATGTAGTCAACAAAAAGtaatctcaaaataactcaaaactggTTTTAGatgttagatttttttaaaataggcACTTTTGACTTTGTCACTGCTTTTGACTTAGACAAGGCACACCCATGAAGCTCATTTgggagaaggccaagggtttgcagcactgtcagTAAAGCAAAGGTGAACTTTAacaatttgaatataaaaaataaaaagtatttagttgAGTTGTGTAACATTCTTTTACTTTACAATACAATTGCATGTACCTTGCATCATATAGTTGACATCTTTCTATCTGAAAAGTAGAAAGtggtaaatataaaaaaataaaaaaaaaataaaaaaacaatgaatgagaggatgtccaaacatttgactggtagtATATGTAGATGATTTTATTACATGTTTAATTGctaactgcaatattgatctgaaacaaactaaacactTTCATTGATTTCCTGTTTAAAAACAGGAGACGTGGTAGGCCTTGATTCTTCATAGTAGCATTTCACCATACTACGTAACACATTATCATTGTTAAAAAATGCCTGCACCACATGCATGGCCCAGAGTTTGATCTGTTTTGAATAATCACAAGTGAGTATAGAGCAGTAGTCAGAGAAAAGGGGTTCGTGAAAACATAAAATTTCTAAGatctcaagcctcaaatgcaggacaatacaggattactcaaacatgtgtgcatCTATTGAAATACAAGTTTCAGTAAGTTAATGATTAGGGAATACTGTTATGGTTAAAACTGACATGAATACGTCCCCTTTAAACTAGTGATTGTGATATGTCTCATCAGTTTTTGGGGACCTGGTATGATTTGGCTGTGGCCACAAAGTGCAGCCACATGCAACACCGCAGAGGAGACGCAGCTATCGGCAAACTGGTGCTACAGAGAGGGACGGGACAGAAGCTCAAGATGACACGGACCATGCTCAAGTCAGTACTGAAAAACACTTCCATAGTACTTGATACATAACCTTATTATGAGACTTTGGGACTAAACTTTCAGAGACTTATACTTGGGtatcagaatgatgaaaaattagaacAATACACTGTTGTCATAGAGACTAACAATTTAACGGGGaaacatatatatattgctTATTTGAATCCATGATTTTgtgaaggcaaagctcttgtgTGGAGATAACTGGAGAATATGAGCAGACTTCAACAGCAGGCAGATTTTTCTACCATGTTGCAAGTATGTCATTTTTTATATGAGACTTTAGCAGGAGATTTGGGTATgttcaaaaataatgttttttgtttttaatctagAATGGAACGCAGACGTGGATGCATATGTCGTCCACACAAACTACAATGAGTATGCTATTTTAATCATGAACAAAAAGAAACCAACAGGCGAAAGTGTTTCAGTTAAACTTTACAGTAAGTACaatgtcaaaatatatataacattttgaaCCTTATAACTGCTATACTGTTTCTCAATGTCAGGTCGATCCAAAGACATAAGACCTACTATTTTAGAAGACTTCAAGACACTAGCCAGACAACAGGGAATCAGTGATGAGTTTGTCattatcaaacaaaacaaaggttggttcagttctgacttAGAAAATTGTGAGCTCGTTTGATTTAATCTTATCAGTTTGAGTGCTCTGCAGGGGACTGTGTTCCTGGGGAGCAAGTGGTGGCACCATCCACTCAACCAGAGCTGCCGGTAATGTCATCTTATTGCCATACACGTGCAAAGAGATGAATCGtctcactttataataactgtgtattaattagccttaataaaccatcaacaaagacttaattcagaTTGAATAAAAAGGCTCTGTAGGGGTCAAGGTCAGGAGTAGTGTTAGGACTGATTGATTAATTAATTGACTGATTAGTTagttactaaacctgaatcattcttaataaacattttattcattttaaatgtcatctttCTTGATGGTTTATTACTTGTTTATAAGCATGTGTGAACGTGACTATTGTCTAGTTTGGAACTGTATTACTTGTATATTTCCCTCACAGAGAATGCGGAGGGCTGTGCTGCCTACTCTGCCTTCTGTCGACATTGAAGGTTCTGGGGATGACGCTCCTTTCTTCAATGGAACTGGTACATACACGCACTCTCATTtatgttgggtttccatgctttttggggaaattacactgacttgcattcatttcctggaaaCAGATcctacagtggggcaaaaaaatattagtcagccaccaattgtacaagttctcccacttaaaaagatgagagaggtctGTAATtccatcataggttcacttcaactattagagacagaatggggagaaagaatccaggaaatcacattgtgggatttttaatgaattaatttgtaaattccttggtaaaataagtatttggtcacctacaaacaagcaacatTTCTGGCtctcagacctgtaacttctttaagaggctcctctgccctccacttacctgtattaatggcacctgtttgaaatTGCTATCAGTATAAGAGCCACCTGTCCACAATCTCAAATAGTCAGACTcaaaactccactatggccaagaccaaagagctgtcaaaggacaccagaaataaaattgtagacctgcaccaggctgggaagactgaatctgcaataggtaagcagcttgatGTGAataaatcaactgtgggagcaattattagaaaatggaagacatacaagaccactgataaccTCCCTCGATAAagggctccacgcaagatctcaccccgtagggtcaaaatgatcacaagaacggtgagcaaaagTCCCAGAACCACACAGAGGGatctagtgaatgacctgcagacaGCTGGggccaaagtaacaaaggctaccatcagtaacacactacgccaccagggactcaaatacTGCAGTGCCAGatgtgtccccctgcttaacccagtacatgtccaggcccgtctgaaatttgctagagagcatttggatgatccagaagaggattgggagaatggtTTGTGGttagatgaaaccaaaatacaactttttggtaaaaactcaacttgtttggaggagaaagaatgacaagttgcatccaaagaacaccatacctactgtgaagcatgggggtggaaacatcatgatttgggactgtttttctgcaaagggaccaggaggACTGATCCGTGTAATGGAAAGaatgtattgtgagattttgagtgaaaacctccttctaTCAGccagggcattgaagatgaaacatggctgggtctttcagcatgaaaatgatcccaaacacaccgcccggGCAACGAACGaacagatctcaaccccatagaaaatctttggagggagttgaaagtccgtgttgtccagcaacagccccaaaacatcactgctctagaggagatctgcacgGGGGagtgggccaaactaccagcaacagtgtgtgagaaccttgtggagacttgcagaaaacatttgacctctgtcattgccaacaaggGGTATTTAAcaaaagtattgagatgaacccatgtttgtattaaccaaatacttattttccactataatttgtaaataaatcttTCTTCTTAAAAAAGATTCTcattctcattttgtctctcatagttgaagtgtacctataatgaaaattacaggcctctctcatctttttaagtgggagaacttttTGCCACACTGAATATCATAGTCATAGTCACTTGCCTACCTTAACCTATTTAAGCCATATCTTAATTTGAAACCATGTTGTTCTAATAAGTGAGGATTTCCATTATGGGCACCTGATTATCTCCATGTGAAAGGCAGGTAGCAAGA contains the following coding sequences:
- the LOC117379474 gene encoding protein AMBP-like, with product MCRILLSVLLLGWTWGLHAVPLATEPLYTTQENFDLGRFLGTWYDLAVATKCSHMQHRRGDAAIGKLVLQRGTGQKLKMTRTMLKQSSCVEITGEYEQTSTAGRFFYHVAKWNADVDAYVVHTNYNEYAILIMNKKKPTGESVSVKLYSRSKDIRPTILEDFKTLARQQGISDEFVIIKQNKGDCVPGEQVVAPSTQPELPRMRRAVLPTLPSVDIEGSGDDAPFFNGTEACTAAPDTGPCFGMKQRYFYNATSMTCQIFNYGGCLGNQNNFEKERDCLQGCRTEAVCRLPMVAEPCTDPSSTWAFDFTVGLCVPYKKGFCQTNGNKFYSKAECEEYCGVVKDDGDLLNAN